TTGCAAGAATCGCCTTTTATACAAACATAGCAAACAAAAATCCCCGTAAATATGGAATGTATCTGAGAGGATGGATTAATCGTTCATTAGAGGTTTTATCATGGGTATCTTAGATTTTTTAGGTGGCAATGTAATAGAAGCTGTAAAAGATATAGCTGACGAATTCATCACCACAGATGAAGAAAGGCTTCAATATCAAATAGAAAAAGAAAAACTAAGACTAAAAGAAAAACAGATAGAAGCAAATCTACTTGAAAAGGTTCATGAAACAAATATTGCAGAAGCAAAAACAGGAAATCTATTTATTGCAGGATGGAGACCATTTATAGGGTGGACAGGTGGAATAGCCCTTTTTTATCACTTTGTATTAGCACCGTTTTTACACTCATTTTTCAATGCCTTTGGAGTAGATTTTACCCTGCCAACACTTGATATGGGTCTTTTAATACAACTCATTTTGACAATGCTCGGTATGGCAGG
This sequence is a window from Persephonella hydrogeniphila. Protein-coding genes within it:
- a CDS encoding 3TM-type holin: MGILDFLGGNVIEAVKDIADEFITTDEERLQYQIEKEKLRLKEKQIEANLLEKVHETNIAEAKTGNLFIAGWRPFIGWTGGIALFYHFVLAPFLHSFFNAFGVDFTLPTLDMGLLIQLILTMLGMAGLRTFEKYKGIQHRH